A single window of Collinsella aerofaciens DNA harbors:
- a CDS encoding double-cubane-cluster-containing anaerobic reductase: MAEEFDFHPMWESLGMNLADHDMLLGAVGQMYGDMFLTQNNRPKSTSYLDFVATNIHSGRIKEMLDKKEAGEATKIVGSFCVYVPEEIVLACDGIPVGLCSGADWATDKVEEHLPRNTCPLIKSFAGFKLGEVCPYIESSDLVVGENTCDGKKKAYEFFATQKNMYVMDIPNVHDESTLVTWKAEVKKLAAKIEEECDVKITPERLKTAIRAVNEKRRALQRLAATRTADPVPISGLDSLLTVQAAFMDDTPRLTGAINDMAAECEQRVETGEGVAPKGTKRILYTGTPMAVPNWKLFNLIEKAGGVVVGEESCTGSRYYKDLVDESGETVDEMLDAIAERYFKINCAVFTPNDQRMKDIVQMAKDLHADGIVDVALQFCTLYEMESFAVEKAAEEAGIPFMHITTDYAGEDAGQLQTRIEAFLETI; encoded by the coding sequence ATGGCTGAAGAATTTGATTTCCATCCGATGTGGGAGAGCCTCGGCATGAATCTTGCCGACCACGACATGCTGCTGGGCGCCGTGGGTCAGATGTACGGCGACATGTTCCTGACGCAGAACAATCGCCCCAAGTCCACGTCCTACCTGGATTTTGTCGCCACCAACATCCATAGCGGCCGTATTAAGGAGATGCTCGACAAGAAGGAGGCCGGCGAGGCCACCAAGATCGTCGGTTCGTTCTGTGTGTACGTGCCCGAGGAGATCGTGCTTGCCTGCGACGGCATCCCCGTGGGCCTGTGCTCGGGTGCCGATTGGGCAACCGATAAGGTCGAGGAGCACCTGCCGCGCAACACCTGCCCGCTTATCAAGAGCTTTGCCGGCTTTAAGCTGGGCGAGGTCTGCCCCTATATCGAGTCGAGCGACCTGGTGGTAGGCGAGAACACCTGCGATGGCAAGAAGAAAGCTTACGAGTTCTTTGCCACGCAAAAGAACATGTACGTCATGGATATTCCCAACGTACACGACGAGTCGACGCTCGTGACCTGGAAGGCCGAGGTTAAAAAGCTTGCCGCCAAGATCGAGGAAGAGTGTGACGTCAAGATTACGCCTGAGCGTCTGAAGACCGCCATCCGCGCCGTCAATGAGAAGCGTCGCGCCCTGCAGCGCCTCGCTGCCACGCGCACTGCCGACCCGGTGCCTATCAGCGGTCTCGATAGCCTGCTGACCGTGCAGGCAGCCTTTATGGACGACACGCCGCGTCTGACCGGAGCCATTAACGATATGGCGGCTGAGTGCGAGCAGCGTGTTGAGACCGGCGAGGGCGTGGCGCCCAAGGGGACCAAGCGCATCCTGTACACCGGCACGCCCATGGCCGTGCCCAACTGGAAGCTGTTCAACCTCATCGAGAAGGCCGGCGGCGTTGTGGTAGGCGAGGAGTCCTGCACGGGCTCGCGCTACTACAAGGACCTGGTCGACGAGTCCGGCGAGACGGTCGACGAGATGCTCGACGCCATCGCCGAGCGCTACTTTAAGATCAACTGCGCTGTCTTTACGCCCAACGACCAGCGTATGAAGGACATTGTCCAGATGGCCAAGGACCTGCATGCAGACGGTATCGTCGACGTGGCCCTGCAGTTCTGCACGCTCTACGAGATGGAGTCGTTTGCCGTGGAGAAGGCTGCCGAGGAGGCCGGCATTCCGTTTATGCACATCACGACCGACTACGCCGGCGAGGATGCAGGCCAGCTACAAACCAGGATTGAGGCTTTCTTGGAAACCATTTAG
- a CDS encoding ATP-binding cassette domain-containing protein, whose amino-acid sequence MSLVLDIKKRYPGFMLDMQLEAGEERVALLGASGCGKSCTLRCIAGVETPDEGKIVVNGVTFFDSAAGINLSPQERKCALLFQNYQLFPNMTVADNVCAGVKDAGDAAARKKLAERYLGIFGLADFVDRYPARLSGGQQQRVALARMVAAHPGIFMFDEPMSALDAYLKSALEQNMLDLFDVCNRTVLYVSHDIDEACRLCQRICVMHDGHVEEIGSIEDVVRRPQTLAALRLTGCKNTSRARKIGDEEVEALDWGMTFNVGREVRDDVAYLGIRASYFHVDNRAERGRNSYDLHVARVSDSRFERLVLLDVPRVDAPTRLQWKVNKVGVPVDELPQAGETLRMHFDASKIHLVCR is encoded by the coding sequence ATGTCACTCGTTCTGGATATCAAAAAGCGTTATCCCGGGTTTATGCTCGACATGCAGCTTGAGGCCGGCGAGGAGCGCGTGGCCTTGCTCGGTGCCTCCGGATGTGGCAAGAGCTGCACGCTGCGCTGCATTGCCGGCGTGGAGACGCCCGACGAGGGCAAGATCGTCGTCAACGGCGTGACCTTTTTTGACTCGGCGGCTGGCATCAACCTGTCACCCCAGGAGCGAAAATGCGCCCTGTTGTTCCAAAACTATCAGCTGTTTCCCAACATGACGGTGGCCGATAACGTATGCGCCGGTGTAAAGGATGCTGGCGACGCCGCCGCGCGCAAAAAGCTCGCCGAGCGCTATCTGGGCATTTTCGGTCTGGCCGATTTTGTCGATCGCTACCCCGCGCGACTCTCGGGCGGGCAGCAGCAACGCGTGGCGCTTGCCCGTATGGTGGCGGCGCATCCGGGCATTTTTATGTTCGACGAGCCCATGAGCGCACTCGATGCGTATCTCAAGAGCGCGCTTGAGCAAAACATGCTCGACCTGTTCGACGTCTGCAACCGTACCGTGCTCTACGTGAGCCACGACATCGACGAAGCGTGCCGCCTGTGTCAGCGCATCTGCGTGATGCACGACGGGCATGTGGAGGAGATCGGCTCCATCGAGGACGTGGTCCGTCGTCCGCAGACGCTGGCGGCACTGCGCCTGACGGGCTGCAAGAATACGAGCCGCGCGCGCAAGATCGGCGACGAAGAAGTTGAGGCCCTCGACTGGGGCATGACCTTTAATGTGGGCCGTGAGGTTCGAGATGACGTGGCGTACCTCGGTATTCGTGCGAGCTACTTCCATGTTGACAATCGCGCGGAGCGGGGCCGTAACAGCTACGATTTGCACGTGGCTCGTGTGAGCGATTCGCGCTTTGAGCGGCTGGTGCTGCTGGACGTGCCGCGCGTCGATGCGCCCACGCGTCTGCAGTGGAAGGTCAACAAGGTGGGCGTGCCTGTCGACGAGCTGCCGCAAGCAGGCGAGACGCTACGCATGCACTTCGATGCGAGTAAGATCCATTTGGTTTGTCGATAG
- the modB gene encoding molybdate ABC transporter permease subunit: protein MLNRFRMLVACALTFALCWVPGFAFAGDTEDGAQVAATAHGLSYGIEGFERLARGTARAMEGQPEGYRFPVDEDVDLVVAPAADRVVVWISPKAVEKYGLDPQDNECVSGLKALVCKLDSANCMGGAQLGDVDLPWYVTAETTFDAGGYTYGFDERGADGDRYVVIASASGDAKGGARWLDSAQMVEASSVVLRDEQGPLTSLASFLGDIDYRPLWVSIKTSGLALLISFALGLFAAWKTMGTTSRIKGLLDSVFTIPMVLPPTVCGFLLLMLFGRSTGVGQWLIAHGISVVFTWPAAVISAVVVSFPLVYRTALGAFESLDTQMLDAARTLGWSERRIFTRLMMPLGWPSIAAGTVLAFARAMGEFGCTLFFAGNYAGITQTIPIAIYFEWMGGNTSVALFWVAVVIVFSFLVILFINMYTAHSQKYRERGLSRAERKQAKEFAGQGDSLDPAGGDALRIDREALAELMRDDAAPQGGL, encoded by the coding sequence GTGCTTAATAGATTCCGCATGCTTGTCGCCTGTGCTTTGACCTTCGCGCTTTGCTGGGTGCCAGGATTTGCGTTTGCTGGGGACACTGAGGACGGGGCCCAGGTTGCTGCGACCGCTCATGGGCTTTCCTATGGGATCGAGGGTTTTGAGCGGTTGGCCAGGGGGACCGCTCGTGCCATGGAGGGCCAGCCTGAGGGCTACCGGTTTCCCGTTGACGAGGACGTGGACCTTGTAGTGGCACCTGCTGCCGATCGCGTTGTGGTGTGGATATCGCCCAAGGCGGTCGAGAAGTATGGATTGGATCCGCAGGATAACGAGTGCGTATCGGGTCTCAAGGCCCTCGTCTGTAAGCTCGACAGCGCAAACTGCATGGGAGGTGCGCAGCTAGGGGACGTGGATCTTCCTTGGTATGTCACGGCGGAAACAACGTTTGATGCCGGCGGGTATACCTATGGCTTTGACGAGCGCGGTGCGGATGGGGACCGCTATGTGGTGATTGCATCAGCCTCGGGTGATGCCAAGGGCGGCGCGCGTTGGCTTGATAGCGCTCAAATGGTAGAAGCATCGTCCGTCGTGTTGCGGGATGAGCAGGGGCCCTTGACCTCTCTGGCCTCCTTTTTGGGCGACATCGACTATCGCCCGCTTTGGGTGTCCATTAAAACGAGCGGCCTTGCCCTGCTGATCTCCTTTGCGCTGGGCCTGTTTGCCGCATGGAAGACCATGGGTACGACGAGTCGCATCAAGGGCCTGCTCGATTCGGTCTTTACGATTCCTATGGTGCTGCCGCCCACGGTCTGCGGCTTTCTGCTCCTTATGCTGTTTGGCCGCTCGACCGGGGTGGGCCAGTGGCTCATCGCGCACGGTATCTCGGTTGTCTTTACCTGGCCGGCGGCGGTGATCTCTGCCGTGGTGGTGTCGTTCCCGCTCGTCTACCGCACGGCGCTCGGAGCCTTCGAGAGCCTCGACACGCAGATGCTCGATGCGGCGCGAACCCTGGGATGGTCCGAGCGCCGCATCTTTACCAGGCTTATGATGCCGCTCGGCTGGCCCTCGATTGCCGCTGGCACGGTGCTCGCCTTTGCCCGTGCGATGGGCGAGTTTGGCTGCACCCTGTTTTTTGCGGGCAACTACGCCGGCATTACGCAGACCATTCCCATCGCCATCTATTTTGAGTGGATGGGCGGCAACACCTCGGTGGCCCTCTTTTGGGTCGCCGTCGTGATCGTGTTTAGTTTCCTGGTCATCCTGTTCATCAACATGTACACGGCGCATTCGCAAAAGTATCGCGAACGGGGCCTTTCCCGTGCGGAGCGCAAGCAGGCCAAAGAGTTTGCCGGACAGGGCGATTCGCTCGATCCGGCGGGCGGCGATGCCTTGCGTATCGATCGCGAGGCGCTGGCCGAGCTCATGCGCGATGATGCTGCGCCGCAGGGAGGTCTATAG
- the modA gene encoding molybdate ABC transporter substrate-binding protein yields the protein MFDMVSRRGFVSLSAAVAAGLGLAGCSGGKTSEPAGSDAGSAKASSKKAVELQVFAANSLEKALPEVQELYTEQTGTTFADTQFKASGDLVEQMRAGAAVDVLITASKGTMDDAETAELVDVDTREDMFVNDLVIIRAEGSDTKVEAIADVANLDGKIAIGDAKTVPAGKYANQALASVGLYTGTEGDDGEYAPELADKVALADKVGTAAAYVSTGDCVAGFVYSSDIFRYDGIEEAFVCPEDSHKPIVYPGAVAESSEHADEAKAFIDFCLTNKKAQKIWAKYGFELSA from the coding sequence ATGTTCGATATGGTTTCTCGCCGCGGATTCGTCTCGCTCTCTGCTGCCGTCGCTGCCGGCCTTGGTCTTGCCGGCTGCTCGGGCGGCAAGACGTCCGAGCCGGCCGGATCCGATGCCGGTTCTGCTAAGGCATCTTCCAAGAAAGCTGTCGAGCTGCAGGTCTTTGCCGCCAACTCGCTCGAGAAGGCGCTCCCCGAGGTCCAGGAACTCTATACCGAGCAGACCGGCACCACCTTTGCCGACACGCAGTTTAAGGCCTCCGGCGACCTTGTCGAGCAGATGCGCGCCGGTGCCGCCGTCGACGTGCTCATCACCGCTTCCAAGGGCACCATGGATGACGCTGAGACCGCCGAGCTCGTCGACGTCGATACGCGTGAGGACATGTTCGTCAACGACCTCGTGATCATTCGCGCCGAGGGCTCCGACACCAAGGTCGAGGCCATCGCCGACGTCGCGAATCTGGACGGCAAGATCGCCATTGGCGACGCTAAGACTGTTCCCGCTGGCAAGTATGCCAACCAGGCCCTGGCCTCCGTGGGCCTCTACACCGGCACCGAGGGTGACGACGGCGAGTATGCGCCCGAACTCGCCGACAAGGTGGCCCTGGCCGATAAGGTCGGCACCGCTGCCGCCTACGTCTCTACGGGCGACTGCGTGGCCGGTTTTGTCTACAGCTCCGATATCTTCCGCTACGACGGCATCGAGGAGGCCTTCGTGTGCCCCGAGGATTCGCACAAGCCCATCGTGTATCCGGGTGCCGTTGCCGAGAGCTCCGAGCACGCCGACGAGGCCAAGGCGTTCATCGACTTCTGCCTGACCAACAAGAAAGCCCAGAAGATTTGGGCCAAGTACGGCTTTGAGCTTTCCGCGTAG
- a CDS encoding MogA/MoaB family molybdenum cofactor biosynthesis protein, whose translation MELKISIVTCSDTRDLAQDEAGAALEELIEAQGWTVASHVVVRDDVSEIGDAIVEAADECHANVVLTCGGTGLSMRDVTPEATRAVCDRDVPGIAEAIRAYSMTKTRRAMLSRAICMQRGHTLVVNFPGSTKAARESWEAIADQLEHAAQMTAGGGHTN comes from the coding sequence ATGGAGTTGAAGATATCGATCGTGACGTGCTCGGACACGCGCGATCTTGCGCAGGACGAGGCCGGAGCCGCACTCGAGGAGCTTATCGAAGCGCAGGGCTGGACGGTTGCCTCACATGTGGTCGTGCGCGACGACGTCAGCGAGATTGGTGATGCCATTGTGGAAGCCGCCGATGAGTGCCACGCCAATGTCGTGCTCACCTGCGGCGGCACGGGGCTTTCGATGCGCGATGTGACGCCCGAGGCGACGCGTGCCGTCTGCGACCGCGATGTGCCGGGTATTGCAGAGGCAATCCGCGCATACTCCATGACCAAGACGCGCCGCGCCATGCTCTCGCGCGCTATTTGCATGCAACGAGGTCATACACTTGTCGTAAACTTTCCCGGTTCTACGAAGGCCGCCCGCGAAAGCTGGGAGGCCATAGCGGACCAGCTGGAGCATGCGGCTCAGATGACAGCGGGCGGCGGACATACCAACTAA
- the glp gene encoding gephyrin-like molybdotransferase Glp yields the protein MAEKLIPLEDAQSIVLSHVAPTDLVEIPVWQAAGLPLAEDAVADIDISPFANSAMDGYAVRSADLAQASGETPVTLDVIGHEAAGHVFEGVVGTGETVRIMTGAPVPEGADAVVKYEIVDVLDGDGNEGSHVRFSAPAKVGENVRSAAEEAHAGDAVMRAGEVVAPAGAGLLASAGYASVKVHAAPRVGIISLGTELVAPSTVPARGQIRDSNSSALMAEALDAGADPVFFGIAPDDEQAIAELVHRAVRECDFVITSGGASAGDYDYVTALVRREGEVLFDRISMRPGKAITFGLLGGKPYLGLSGNPAAAYVGFEMLARPAIRKMRGFAEGARPVQQATLTHGVKKRQDRRFFDRATVLRDPETGELLVTEAKTQNSALLGTMQRANCLLRIDEGPCELKAGDVVDVVRVDLPEGTVL from the coding sequence ATGGCAGAGAAACTCATTCCGCTGGAGGACGCGCAGTCGATCGTTCTGTCGCACGTTGCTCCGACCGATCTCGTCGAGATTCCCGTGTGGCAGGCCGCCGGTCTTCCCTTGGCCGAGGACGCGGTGGCCGATATCGACATCTCGCCGTTTGCCAACAGCGCTATGGACGGATATGCCGTGCGCTCGGCGGACTTGGCGCAGGCGTCTGGTGAGACGCCGGTGACGCTCGACGTTATCGGACACGAGGCAGCGGGCCATGTCTTTGAGGGCGTGGTCGGCACGGGCGAGACCGTCCGCATCATGACGGGCGCGCCGGTGCCCGAGGGTGCTGACGCCGTAGTGAAATACGAGATCGTCGACGTGCTTGACGGCGATGGCAACGAGGGCTCGCACGTTCGCTTCTCGGCGCCGGCCAAGGTAGGGGAGAACGTTCGCTCTGCCGCCGAAGAGGCCCATGCCGGCGATGCTGTGATGCGCGCCGGCGAGGTCGTGGCTCCGGCGGGCGCGGGTCTGCTGGCAAGCGCCGGATACGCGAGCGTGAAGGTGCACGCTGCCCCGCGTGTGGGCATCATCTCGCTGGGCACGGAACTGGTCGCACCGAGCACCGTACCGGCGCGCGGTCAGATTCGCGATTCCAACTCCTCGGCGCTGATGGCCGAGGCGCTCGATGCCGGGGCAGATCCGGTGTTCTTTGGCATCGCGCCCGACGATGAGCAGGCGATTGCCGAGCTGGTGCATCGCGCTGTGCGGGAGTGCGATTTTGTCATTACGAGCGGCGGTGCCTCGGCGGGCGACTACGACTATGTGACGGCGCTCGTCCGGCGCGAGGGCGAGGTGCTCTTCGATCGCATCTCGATGCGTCCGGGCAAGGCCATCACGTTTGGCTTGCTCGGGGGTAAGCCGTATTTGGGGCTTTCGGGCAATCCGGCCGCAGCGTACGTGGGCTTTGAGATGCTCGCGCGTCCGGCGATTCGCAAGATGCGCGGCTTTGCCGAGGGTGCGCGTCCCGTGCAGCAGGCGACGCTCACGCACGGCGTGAAAAAACGACAGGATCGTCGCTTCTTCGATCGCGCCACGGTTTTGCGCGACCCCGAGACCGGTGAGCTGTTGGTGACCGAGGCCAAGACGCAGAATTCAGCGCTGCTCGGCACGATGCAGCGGGCCAACTGCCTGCTGCGTATTGACGAAGGACCGTGCGAGCTCAAGGCGGGAGATGTCGTGGATGTCGTGCGTGTCGACCTGCCCGAGGGAACGGTGTTGTAG
- a CDS encoding chloride channel protein, whose product MAHNNKPESANEAQDHSQPLDDGGFFSLSDVIMAGRRQLTRSEQLLAADTRRNARNLFASAKLLALVVIVSLAMGVAAWAFLASLNIATDYREHHVWIYALLPVVGVATAWVYKNHGLAAKRGNNLVIDSALGTRLIHMRMAVLTFVCSTLTHLTGGSAGREGAAVQIGGTIASNISSLAHLKKHDHHDLMLAGISSAFGAVFGSPLAGAFFGMEMCFIGKIDYTAGIYCLVASFTGYFTSLALGTEYEANVIASVPNMTPRTVVIVVISAIIFGLTARLFAWSVRTVKSLYGRFITNYIARALVGALVVLAAYAMLDAWKYAGLATWLSGAGFAGNTTLADAAIKLVVTALTLGAGFQGGEVTPLFGIGAALGGWIGCLVGIDPSFLAALGMLGVFCAGLNVPITTCMMAIDLFHGTAAGFFVIVAFISYLTGGHRGVYPAQRIISPKRRSLIVDEGGTVAEAIERHNDLIE is encoded by the coding sequence ATGGCTCATAACAACAAACCCGAAAGCGCAAACGAAGCGCAGGATCATTCCCAGCCGCTCGACGATGGCGGCTTTTTCTCCCTTAGCGACGTCATCATGGCCGGCAGGCGTCAACTCACCCGCTCCGAGCAGCTCTTGGCCGCCGACACACGCCGCAACGCCCGCAACCTGTTTGCAAGCGCCAAACTGCTCGCGCTCGTCGTCATCGTCTCGCTCGCCATGGGTGTTGCCGCTTGGGCATTTTTGGCCTCGCTGAATATCGCGACCGATTATCGCGAGCACCACGTGTGGATTTACGCGTTGCTTCCCGTTGTGGGCGTTGCCACCGCATGGGTGTACAAAAACCACGGCCTTGCCGCCAAACGAGGTAACAACCTGGTCATCGACTCCGCCCTGGGCACACGCCTTATCCATATGCGCATGGCCGTCCTCACCTTCGTCTGCTCCACACTCACGCACCTAACAGGCGGATCGGCCGGCCGCGAGGGCGCCGCGGTGCAGATTGGCGGCACCATCGCCAGCAACATCTCGAGCCTCGCCCACCTCAAAAAGCATGACCACCACGACCTCATGCTCGCCGGCATCTCGTCGGCCTTTGGCGCCGTATTCGGTTCACCCCTCGCCGGAGCCTTCTTTGGCATGGAGATGTGCTTTATCGGCAAGATCGACTACACCGCGGGCATCTACTGCCTGGTCGCCTCGTTTACCGGCTACTTTACGTCGCTTGCCTTGGGAACCGAGTACGAGGCGAATGTTATCGCCAGCGTTCCCAACATGACACCACGGACGGTTGTCATCGTAGTCATCAGCGCCATCATCTTTGGTCTCACCGCACGTCTCTTTGCCTGGTCGGTTCGTACCGTCAAGAGCCTGTACGGCCGCTTTATCACCAACTACATTGCTCGCGCACTCGTGGGCGCGCTCGTGGTGCTCGCGGCCTACGCGATGCTCGACGCCTGGAAGTATGCCGGCCTTGCCACCTGGCTCTCGGGCGCCGGGTTCGCCGGTAACACGACCCTTGCCGACGCAGCCATCAAGCTCGTGGTGACGGCGCTCACCCTGGGCGCCGGCTTCCAAGGAGGCGAGGTCACACCCCTGTTTGGCATCGGTGCGGCGCTCGGCGGTTGGATCGGTTGCCTCGTCGGAATCGACCCCAGCTTTCTGGCGGCGCTGGGCATGCTCGGCGTGTTCTGCGCCGGCCTTAACGTACCCATCACCACCTGTATGATGGCCATCGACCTGTTCCACGGCACGGCTGCCGGTTTCTTTGTCATCGTAGCCTTTATCAGCTACCTAACCGGCGGACACCGCGGCGTGTACCCCGCCCAGCGTATCATCTCACCCAAGCGCCGTTCGCTTATTGTGGATGAGGGCGGTACGGTAGCGGAGGCTATCGAGCGCCACAACGACCTGATAGAGTAG
- a CDS encoding diacylglycerol kinase family protein: MHATDFGRTLIIANPAAQSGAAREVAERLQRFLDMTARSSQFDLVLTERKGHAKELAARAQGYRTVIALGGDGVIHEVVNGLMTQDEAVRPALAVLPVGSGNDFAQTLGIDDFSGKDFGALLTCELQRQDIGRIRSWNPASGSGEATVEYYDQTLSVGIDAAIGLGTTELRKKTGLTGAPLYTLSGLEQFGLRYRNYPMTVSFDGAPAERVRAIIMAIQLGPTYGSGYRICPDADPCDGILDVCYACGPVPRAVALPMFLSAKDGHHTKLPPVRMRRCRHAELTFEEPDYPIQADGEPVVASRIEVDILPAALEVWRPTR, from the coding sequence ATGCACGCAACTGATTTTGGTCGCACGCTCATCATCGCCAACCCCGCCGCCCAGTCGGGTGCGGCGCGCGAGGTTGCCGAGCGTCTGCAGCGCTTTTTGGACATGACCGCGCGCTCATCCCAGTTTGACCTGGTGCTGACCGAGCGCAAGGGACATGCCAAGGAACTTGCCGCACGGGCCCAGGGCTACCGCACGGTTATCGCACTCGGCGGCGACGGCGTGATCCACGAGGTCGTCAATGGACTCATGACGCAGGATGAGGCGGTCCGTCCCGCCCTTGCCGTCCTACCCGTAGGCTCCGGCAACGATTTTGCCCAAACGCTCGGTATCGACGATTTCTCCGGCAAAGATTTTGGCGCGCTGCTCACCTGCGAGCTGCAGCGTCAGGATATCGGACGCATTCGCTCATGGAACCCCGCAAGCGGTAGCGGCGAGGCTACCGTTGAGTACTACGACCAGACGCTTTCGGTCGGCATCGATGCCGCCATCGGCCTGGGCACCACCGAGCTGCGCAAAAAGACCGGCTTGACAGGCGCGCCGCTCTACACTCTCTCGGGACTTGAGCAGTTTGGCCTGCGCTATCGCAACTACCCCATGACGGTCAGCTTTGACGGCGCGCCCGCCGAGCGCGTGCGGGCGATTATCATGGCGATTCAGCTGGGCCCCACCTATGGTTCGGGCTATCGCATCTGCCCCGACGCCGACCCGTGCGACGGCATACTCGACGTCTGCTACGCCTGCGGCCCCGTCCCCCGTGCGGTCGCCCTGCCCATGTTCCTTTCGGCCAAGGACGGCCACCATACCAAGCTGCCACCGGTTCGCATGCGCCGCTGCCGTCATGCCGAGCTCACGTTCGAGGAGCCCGACTACCCCATCCAGGCCGACGGCGAGCCCGTTGTCGCCTCGCGCATCGAGGTGGACATCCTTCCCGCCGCCCTCGAGGTCTGGCGCCCAACCCGCTAG
- a CDS encoding xanthine phosphoribosyltransferase produces MQELEDRIRHDGIVKAGNVLKVDAFLNHQCDVELFDHMGAEWARLFEGVEINKILTIEASGIGMACIAAQHFGGVPVVFAKKAQSINLDGEQYATTIYSFTKQKEYPVIVGKRFLSEGDKVLIIDDFLANGCALEGLIKICEAAGAEVAGIGIAVEKGFQGGGDKLRERGFRVESLARIAEMDCENGEITFA; encoded by the coding sequence ATGCAGGAGCTTGAGGATCGTATTCGCCATGACGGCATCGTAAAGGCCGGTAACGTCCTTAAGGTTGATGCCTTCCTCAACCACCAGTGCGACGTTGAGCTGTTCGACCACATGGGTGCCGAGTGGGCCCGTCTGTTCGAGGGTGTCGAGATCAACAAGATCCTGACGATCGAGGCTTCGGGCATTGGTATGGCCTGCATTGCAGCTCAGCATTTTGGCGGCGTGCCGGTGGTCTTTGCCAAGAAGGCCCAGTCCATCAACCTTGACGGCGAGCAGTATGCCACGACCATCTATTCCTTTACCAAGCAGAAGGAGTACCCGGTTATCGTGGGTAAGCGTTTCCTGTCCGAGGGCGATAAGGTCCTGATTATCGACGACTTTTTGGCCAACGGCTGCGCGCTCGAGGGTCTTATCAAGATCTGCGAGGCTGCGGGCGCCGAGGTTGCCGGCATTGGCATCGCCGTTGAGAAGGGCTTCCAGGGCGGTGGCGATAAGCTGCGCGAGCGCGGCTTCCGCGTTGAGAGCCTTGCCCGTATCGCCGAAATGGACTGCGAGAACGGCGAGATCACGTTCGCCTAG
- a CDS encoding MFS transporter gives MEKTAEQLRREHIALEGDTHGKNKWAILFTVLIMTFMVCLDSTVVTVALPVMQKELGVGLDRIQLVSSVYLLATCVAMLPFGRLGDVRGKVNVFQLGVIVFSVGSLLCGLSASLEVLILARIAQGVGCAAAMANNMGIITESFPARERGRAMGILATFVALGMMCGPVLGGMLVASFPWESIFLINLPIGVISFIVGLYTLPHVKPEAGERPMSMIEAARRCFANSAFTINLACMLIVFVGIGASEFILPFYFQDAHGFSSDISGLLFLALPMVNAFIGPLSGTVSDRVGCEGPTAVGLGVYVCGLFAVSTLDEHSSIPVIVCCAAFMSCGTSIFQSPNNSLYMGSAPREALGFAGSLGSLARYAGMAVGITAASHILYGQMSVAMGEAVTSIVAGRPDVFLFGFRSVFYALMAVAAVGFALAMVRLVRMRARH, from the coding sequence ATGGAGAAAACCGCAGAGCAGCTGCGCCGTGAGCACATTGCCCTAGAGGGCGATACCCATGGCAAGAACAAGTGGGCGATTCTGTTTACCGTACTCATCATGACGTTTATGGTGTGTCTGGATTCGACCGTCGTGACCGTGGCGCTGCCCGTGATGCAAAAGGAGCTGGGCGTGGGCCTCGATCGCATCCAGCTGGTAAGCTCGGTGTATCTGCTTGCGACTTGCGTGGCCATGTTGCCGTTTGGCCGTCTGGGCGACGTGCGCGGCAAGGTGAATGTGTTCCAGCTGGGCGTCATCGTCTTTTCGGTCGGTTCGCTGCTGTGCGGCCTTTCGGCCTCGCTCGAGGTTCTTATCCTGGCACGCATTGCTCAGGGCGTCGGTTGCGCGGCGGCCATGGCTAACAACATGGGTATCATCACCGAGTCGTTCCCGGCGCGCGAACGAGGCCGTGCCATGGGTATTCTTGCGACCTTCGTGGCCCTCGGCATGATGTGTGGCCCCGTGCTGGGCGGCATGCTGGTGGCAAGCTTTCCCTGGGAGAGTATCTTTCTCATTAACCTGCCCATTGGCGTCATCTCGTTTATCGTGGGGCTCTATACGCTGCCGCATGTTAAGCCGGAGGCCGGCGAGCGTCCCATGTCCATGATCGAGGCCGCTCGTCGCTGCTTTGCAAATTCGGCCTTTACCATCAACCTTGCCTGCATGCTCATCGTGTTCGTTGGCATTGGCGCATCCGAGTTTATTCTGCCGTTCTATTTTCAGGACGCCCATGGCTTTAGCTCCGATATTTCCGGACTGCTCTTTTTGGCACTGCCGATGGTGAATGCCTTTATCGGCCCGCTTTCGGGAACGGTTTCGGACCGTGTTGGCTGCGAGGGCCCCACGGCGGTCGGCCTGGGCGTGTACGTGTGCGGTCTCTTTGCGGTAAGCACGCTCGACGAGCACTCTTCTATCCCTGTGATCGTGTGCTGTGCCGCGTTTATGTCGTGCGGCACGTCGATTTTCCAGAGCCCCAACAACTCGCTGTATATGGGTTCGGCCCCGCGCGAGGCGCTCGGTTTTGCAGGCAGCTTGGGCAGTTTGGCGCGCTATGCGGGTATGGCAGTGGGCATTACGGCTGCATCACATATCCTATATGGGCAGATGAGCGTGGCGATGGGCGAGGCTGTGACCAGTATTGTTGCAGGCCGTCCGGATGTGTTCCTGTTTGGCTTTCGCTCGGTGTTCTACGCGCTCATGGCTGTGGCCGCTGTGGGCTTTGCGCTCGCCATGGTGCGTTTGGTGAGGATGCGCGCCCGCCATTAG